A window of the Streptomyces luomodiensis genome harbors these coding sequences:
- a CDS encoding helix-turn-helix transcriptional regulator has protein sequence MLLEREAELARIADALRAAAAGTSSLLLLTGPLGIGRTALLQQLPTLAEGKEVHVLRANAAPMEQDFAFGVVRQLFDSLLTGIPEELRERRLSQEDGSWRTVFGDDAPLLDEGGTASMSEETLYGLRSVLADVSADGPLLILVDDLQWADSPSLRWLAFLVKRLTGLRAVVVCALRDGYRRPGEPMLREIVEAARPVLRPGPLSLGAVKEVIHERFGVPGDEEFARACHEISAGNPLLLTSVLAGLVAGGHRPTAERIEEARSQRPAQLRERLASSLRAQPRPVRDLAAAIAVLGDQPEPDLLARLAGLDQIGFLAALRDLHRLGLLAAEREPRFLHQVVQDAVESSMTVAERERLHDAAAALLYHNGRPAELVAAQLMAVTASDHPWAVEVLRTAADTALRCGAPRTAARYLRRALLDGSLAGEGRARLLIDLATAERGFDPAACERHISQAIPLLTTARLRAAAALRISPTIVGLAPPSVIDLLHQVAEDLGPADTLEGTARDVALRLEARLRHAGHEDAAELAAAVERLSALGADPALDTAAERELTAVLLNAAMLTARRPAAEVARLAIRILEREPATSEQVHSPLPLVVIGLVAADSVRGISSWLAREQRARRHSGTVVDALVNVEQAMVLSARGRVAQAREYAERAARLAEVHWQEAGVVSTLALTGVALDLEDPALVERILDGPGRRRSASLVLTAALQFLKAAQDSDNGRWSSALETLLASGRQLEATGWRNPVLFAWRPWAATLQYRVGDACAAMALAEEELQRATDWGAPVALGRALRLKAGLLGGDQGMTLLRESVDVLRASANELELARALLQLGQWLGRGSEADAVLREAAALAAACGAPRLVDRIRTVAGGGAAAARPEVSLTRTERTVASLVGRGLTNQEVAAELGVSSRAIEKHLTSSYRKLGVSGRRELIELLPRMDS, from the coding sequence ATGTTGCTTGAGCGGGAGGCCGAGCTGGCGCGGATCGCGGACGCCCTGCGGGCCGCGGCGGCCGGCACCTCGTCACTGCTGTTGCTCACCGGCCCCCTGGGCATCGGCCGGACCGCGCTGCTCCAGCAGCTGCCGACGCTCGCCGAGGGCAAGGAGGTCCACGTCCTGCGTGCCAACGCCGCGCCGATGGAGCAGGACTTCGCCTTCGGCGTGGTCCGCCAGCTCTTCGACAGCCTGCTGACCGGCATCCCCGAAGAGCTCCGCGAGCGCCGGCTGAGCCAGGAGGACGGTTCCTGGCGGACCGTCTTCGGTGACGACGCCCCGCTCCTCGACGAGGGCGGCACCGCCTCGATGTCCGAGGAGACGCTGTACGGACTGCGCTCGGTGCTGGCCGACGTCAGCGCCGACGGCCCGCTGCTGATCCTCGTGGACGATCTCCAGTGGGCCGACTCCCCGTCGCTGCGCTGGCTCGCCTTCCTCGTCAAGCGGCTGACCGGGCTGCGCGCCGTGGTCGTCTGCGCCCTGCGGGACGGCTACCGGCGCCCCGGGGAGCCGATGCTGCGGGAGATCGTCGAGGCGGCGCGGCCGGTGCTGCGCCCCGGGCCGCTGTCGCTGGGCGCCGTCAAGGAGGTGATCCACGAGCGGTTCGGCGTGCCGGGGGACGAGGAGTTCGCCCGCGCCTGTCATGAGATCTCCGCGGGCAATCCCCTGCTGCTGACGTCGGTGCTGGCGGGGCTGGTCGCGGGCGGCCACCGGCCCACCGCCGAGCGGATCGAGGAGGCCCGCTCGCAGCGTCCCGCCCAGCTGCGCGAGCGGCTGGCCAGCTCCCTGCGCGCCCAGCCCCGGCCGGTGCGGGACCTGGCCGCGGCCATCGCGGTCCTCGGGGACCAGCCGGAACCGGACCTCCTGGCCCGGCTGGCCGGACTGGACCAGATCGGCTTCCTGGCCGCGCTGCGCGACCTGCACCGGCTGGGGCTGCTCGCCGCCGAGCGGGAGCCGCGCTTCCTCCACCAGGTGGTGCAGGACGCGGTCGAGTCCTCGATGACCGTGGCGGAACGGGAGCGGCTGCACGACGCCGCGGCGGCCCTGCTGTACCACAACGGACGCCCCGCGGAGCTGGTCGCCGCCCAGCTCATGGCCGTCACCGCCTCGGACCACCCCTGGGCGGTGGAGGTGCTGCGGACCGCGGCGGACACCGCGCTGCGCTGCGGCGCGCCGCGTACCGCCGCCCGCTATCTGCGCCGCGCGCTCCTGGACGGCTCGCTGGCGGGGGAGGGCCGGGCCCGGCTGCTGATCGATCTGGCCACCGCGGAGCGCGGCTTCGACCCGGCCGCCTGCGAACGCCATATCTCGCAGGCCATACCCCTGCTGACCACGGCCAGGCTCCGGGCCGCCGCGGCCTTGCGGATCTCCCCGACCATCGTGGGCCTGGCGCCTCCGTCGGTCATCGACCTGCTGCACCAGGTCGCCGAGGACCTGGGCCCCGCGGACACGCTGGAGGGCACCGCGCGCGATGTGGCCCTGCGGCTCGAGGCGCGGCTGCGGCACGCCGGGCACGAGGACGCGGCGGAGCTGGCCGCGGCGGTGGAGCGGCTGTCCGCGCTGGGGGCGGACCCGGCGCTGGACACCGCCGCCGAGCGTGAGCTGACGGCGGTGCTGCTCAACGCGGCGATGCTCACCGCGCGTCGCCCCGCGGCCGAGGTCGCCCGGTTGGCGATCCGCATCCTGGAGCGCGAACCGGCCACCTCCGAACAGGTCCACTCCCCGCTGCCGCTGGTGGTGATCGGGCTGGTCGCCGCCGATTCGGTACGGGGGATCAGCTCCTGGCTCGCGAGGGAACAGCGGGCGCGGCGGCACAGCGGCACGGTCGTCGACGCGCTGGTCAACGTCGAGCAGGCCATGGTGCTCAGCGCCCGGGGGCGCGTCGCCCAGGCGCGGGAGTACGCCGAGCGCGCCGCACGGCTGGCCGAGGTGCACTGGCAGGAGGCCGGGGTCGTCTCCACCCTCGCCCTCACCGGCGTGGCCCTGGACCTGGAGGACCCCGCGCTGGTCGAGCGCATTCTGGACGGCCCCGGGCGGCGCCGGTCCGCGAGCCTGGTCCTGACCGCGGCGCTCCAGTTCCTCAAGGCCGCGCAGGACTCCGACAACGGACGCTGGAGCAGTGCCCTGGAGACCCTCCTGGCCAGCGGCCGGCAGTTGGAGGCGACGGGCTGGCGCAACCCCGTGCTCTTCGCGTGGCGGCCCTGGGCGGCCACCCTTCAATACCGCGTCGGGGACGCCTGCGCGGCCATGGCGCTGGCCGAGGAGGAGTTGCAGCGGGCGACGGACTGGGGCGCCCCGGTGGCGCTCGGCCGCGCGCTGCGGCTGAAGGCCGGGCTGCTCGGTGGCGACCAGGGGATGACACTGCTGCGGGAATCGGTCGACGTGCTGCGGGCCTCGGCCAACGAACTGGAACTCGCCCGCGCGCTGCTCCAGCTGGGCCAATGGCTGGGGCGGGGCAGCGAAGCGGACGCCGTGCTCCGGGAGGCCGCGGCCCTGGCCGCCGCGTGCGGGGCGCCCCGGCTGGTCGACCGGATCCGCACCGTGGCCGGCGGTGGCGCGGCCGCCGCCCGGCCCGAGGTGTCCCTCACCCGCACCGAGCGCACCGTGGCCTCCCTCGTCGGACGCGGACTGACCAACCAGGAGGTCGCCGCCGAGCTGGGGGTGAGCTCCCGCGCCATCGAGAAGCATCTGACGAGTTCCTATCGCAAGCTGGGCGTCTCCGGGCGGCGCGAGCTCATCGAGCTGCTGCCCCGCATGGATTCGTGA
- a CDS encoding AAA family ATPase: MQLNGLPFPGREREQATLAQSVADLGRGRPSVVTVLGKPGYGQDRLLRQTAQLAESQGIRVLRAKATPGEQDVRYGVVGQLLAPMDGLTDGSLKALTSRRPEPRSPGLTELLRTARERPTLLVVDDVGWLDAASVRWFGALIRRLPDARIALLVSSTGRHRPGSCPLSSGPVPVTTVELELAPLTARDVAATVAMICGRPGERAFTTAALEASAGNPEVLSEALRHFTQRGYAPIAGRVPELRTLTEAVGGDHTVRVLGLLSDTAVAVVRALAVCGDLLDLSLVYALAGPRATSEPGLTALLLENGLVTASGAGLRLSRPEARGWILAEMPGDERSELHARAAELAYRAAVPDEDIARLLLPAHPVGEPWVIPVLRRTCAAALRAGRTAQAIACLARALEEPLEPAPRAQLGLELAAIEVLAAPEAADRRLTEIIRSGDGGSGRIRVRAADLGLSRGGDNGLRRAVADVLPTADGDERGALAGLFWLTGTHQQEDDTDLGPDGIPPLPADPSCPAQAAARAWRLALRGADLPATRALARRALTVDGGAGALILPRIVAARTLLLTDDLDEAEVRLDVLHTDLRRRHARAAAAMTLTVRGELNLRRGRLDMAERDLAAAERSLPPSLWHPYAAPYLTAVRIVAALENGDADQAGALADAPTSAESRDGASWGHLLFAKALVAVRHDRLPEALELFRSCGRWQLSRGRINPALMPWRSAAARVCAALGDHEEARRLTEEELALARLWGAPSTLGWAQLGVGRVAREGRADRLREAVATLRDAPARLAYAGSLAELAKAELDAGNPQVADPLVTELFSFVTTHRSSSRLVARARALSERTGVPAVRGRLPHPAWATLTEPERRTAALAGLGQGNREIAETLSVTRRTVELRLSGAYRKLGIGGRAELIALLRAAEGCGTDVA, translated from the coding sequence ATGCAGCTCAACGGGCTCCCGTTCCCTGGGCGTGAACGAGAGCAGGCCACGCTTGCCCAGTCCGTCGCCGACCTCGGCCGGGGCCGTCCCTCGGTGGTGACGGTGCTCGGCAAGCCCGGCTACGGACAGGACCGGCTGCTGCGCCAGACCGCCCAACTGGCCGAGAGCCAGGGCATACGCGTGCTGCGCGCCAAGGCGACCCCGGGCGAACAGGACGTGCGCTACGGCGTGGTGGGACAGTTGCTGGCCCCCATGGACGGACTCACCGACGGCTCGCTCAAGGCCCTGACCAGCCGGCGGCCCGAACCCCGATCACCGGGGCTGACCGAGTTGCTGCGCACCGCCCGCGAGCGGCCCACACTGCTGGTCGTCGACGACGTGGGATGGCTGGACGCGGCCTCGGTGCGCTGGTTCGGGGCGCTCATCCGGCGGCTGCCCGACGCCCGGATCGCCCTGCTGGTGAGCAGCACCGGCCGGCACCGCCCCGGCTCCTGCCCGCTCTCCTCCGGGCCGGTGCCGGTGACCACCGTCGAACTCGAACTGGCCCCGCTGACCGCCCGCGACGTCGCCGCCACGGTGGCGATGATCTGCGGCCGCCCCGGTGAGCGGGCCTTCACCACGGCGGCCCTGGAGGCGAGCGCGGGCAACCCCGAGGTGCTCTCCGAGGCACTGCGCCACTTCACCCAGCGCGGATACGCACCGATCGCCGGGCGGGTGCCGGAGCTGCGCACCCTCACCGAGGCCGTCGGCGGTGACCACACCGTGCGCGTGCTCGGCCTGCTGTCCGACACCGCCGTCGCGGTCGTGCGCGCGCTCGCCGTCTGCGGCGACCTGCTGGACCTGTCCCTGGTGTACGCGCTCGCGGGCCCCCGCGCCACCAGCGAGCCCGGACTGACCGCGCTGCTGCTGGAGAACGGGCTCGTCACCGCCTCCGGCGCCGGGCTCCGCCTGAGCCGGCCCGAGGCGCGCGGCTGGATCCTGGCCGAGATGCCCGGTGACGAACGGTCCGAACTGCACGCCCGCGCCGCCGAACTGGCGTACCGGGCGGCCGTACCCGACGAGGACATCGCCCGGCTGCTGCTCCCCGCCCACCCGGTCGGCGAGCCCTGGGTGATCCCCGTGCTGCGCCGCACCTGCGCCGCCGCACTGCGCGCGGGCCGGACCGCCCAGGCGATCGCCTGTCTGGCGCGGGCCCTGGAAGAGCCGCTGGAACCGGCGCCGCGCGCCCAGCTGGGCCTCGAACTCGCCGCCATCGAGGTGCTGGCCGCCCCCGAGGCCGCGGACCGCCGGCTGACGGAGATCATCCGCAGCGGCGACGGCGGCTCCGGCCGGATCCGGGTGCGCGCCGCGGACCTGGGACTCTCCCGAGGCGGCGACAACGGTCTGCGCCGTGCCGTCGCCGATGTGCTGCCCACGGCCGACGGCGACGAACGCGGCGCCCTGGCCGGGCTGTTCTGGCTCACCGGAACCCACCAGCAGGAGGACGACACCGACCTCGGCCCGGACGGAATACCCCCGCTGCCCGCCGACCCCTCCTGCCCGGCGCAGGCCGCGGCGCGCGCCTGGCGCCTCGCCCTGCGCGGCGCGGACCTGCCCGCCACCCGGGCGCTGGCCCGGCGTGCCCTCACCGTCGACGGCGGCGCCGGGGCGCTGATCCTGCCCCGGATCGTCGCCGCCCGGACCCTGCTGCTGACCGACGACCTGGACGAGGCCGAGGTCCGGCTGGACGTGCTCCACACCGACCTGCGGCGGCGGCACGCCCGCGCGGCCGCCGCCATGACCCTGACCGTCCGCGGCGAGCTCAACCTGCGGCGCGGCCGGCTCGACATGGCCGAACGGGACCTGGCCGCCGCGGAGCGGTCACTGCCCCCCTCGCTCTGGCACCCGTACGCCGCCCCCTATCTGACGGCCGTGCGGATCGTCGCCGCCCTGGAGAACGGCGACGCCGACCAGGCCGGCGCGCTCGCGGACGCGCCCACCTCCGCCGAGTCGCGGGACGGCGCCTCCTGGGGCCATCTGCTCTTCGCCAAGGCGCTGGTGGCCGTCAGGCACGACCGGCTGCCCGAGGCACTGGAGCTGTTCCGCTCCTGCGGCAGGTGGCAGCTGAGCCGCGGGCGGATCAACCCCGCCCTCATGCCGTGGCGTTCGGCGGCCGCCCGGGTCTGCGCGGCCCTCGGCGACCACGAGGAGGCGCGCCGGCTCACCGAGGAGGAGCTCGCGCTGGCCCGGCTGTGGGGCGCCCCCAGCACGCTCGGCTGGGCGCAGCTGGGGGTCGGGCGGGTGGCCCGCGAGGGGCGGGCCGACCGGCTCCGCGAGGCGGTGGCCACCCTGCGCGACGCCCCGGCCCGGCTCGCCTACGCGGGATCCCTGGCGGAGCTGGCCAAGGCCGAACTGGACGCGGGGAACCCACAGGTCGCCGACCCCCTGGTGACCGAGCTGTTCTCCTTCGTCACCACCCACCGGTCCTCCAGCCGGCTGGTCGCACGGGCGCGCGCGCTCTCCGAGCGGACGGGGGTGCCCGCCGTTCGCGGACGCCTCCCGCACCCGGCGTGGGCGACCCTGACCGAACCCGAGCGGCGCACCGCGGCCCTCGCCGGACTCGGCCAGGGCAACCGGGAGATCGCCGAAACGCTCTCCGTCACCAGACGCACCGTCGAGCTACGGCTCAGCGGCGCGTACCGGAAGCTGGGGATCGGCGGTCGCGCGGAGCTGATCGCGTTGCTGCGGGCGGCGGAGGGATGCGGAACGGATGTTGCTTGA
- a CDS encoding NAD-dependent succinate-semialdehyde dehydrogenase: protein MSTPSYPSAADVLATVPKQLYIAGSWSDAAGGRTMPVDDPATGEVLCEVADAAPADGQRALAAAEDAQEKWAATAPRARSEILRRAYELIMERADALAALMTAEMGKPLAEARGEAAYAAEFFRWFSEEAVRIEGGYATLPDGRNRMLLMRRPVGPCLLVTPWNFPLAMGTRKIGPAIAAGCTMVLKPAPQTPLSSLALAGILAEAGLPAGVLNVVTTSRAGEVVEPLLTGGHVRKLSFTGSTEVGRTLLAQCAPAVVRTSMELGGNAPFIVFEDADLDTAVEGAMTAKMRNMGEACTAANRFFVHSSVAAEFADRLARRMGALDVGPGSRPGVEVGPLIDRAGRTKVEELVADAVARGAEVLVGGSTPEGPGCFYPPTVLTGVSPASRLMETEIFGPVAAVLTFDDEDEVVATANSTEWGLVGYVFTQDLNRSLRVSERLEVGMVGLNTGLVSNPAAPFGGVKQSGLGREGGRVGIDEFLEYKYVAMPV, encoded by the coding sequence ATGTCCACCCCCTCCTACCCCTCGGCCGCCGACGTCCTCGCGACGGTGCCCAAGCAGCTGTACATCGCCGGGTCGTGGTCCGACGCGGCCGGCGGCCGGACCATGCCGGTCGACGACCCGGCCACCGGTGAGGTGCTGTGCGAGGTCGCCGACGCCGCGCCCGCTGACGGGCAGCGCGCCCTGGCCGCCGCCGAGGACGCCCAGGAGAAGTGGGCGGCCACCGCGCCCCGCGCGCGCAGCGAGATCCTGCGCCGCGCCTATGAGCTGATCATGGAGCGCGCCGACGCGCTCGCCGCGCTGATGACGGCCGAGATGGGCAAGCCGCTGGCCGAGGCGCGGGGAGAGGCCGCCTACGCCGCGGAGTTCTTCCGCTGGTTCTCCGAGGAGGCCGTGCGCATCGAGGGCGGGTACGCCACCCTGCCGGACGGCCGGAACCGCATGCTGCTGATGCGCCGCCCGGTCGGCCCCTGTCTGCTCGTCACCCCGTGGAACTTCCCGCTGGCCATGGGCACCCGCAAGATCGGCCCGGCGATCGCCGCGGGCTGCACCATGGTGCTCAAACCCGCCCCGCAGACCCCGCTGTCCAGCCTCGCGCTCGCCGGCATCCTGGCGGAGGCGGGGCTTCCGGCCGGGGTGCTCAACGTGGTCACCACCTCCCGCGCGGGAGAGGTCGTGGAACCGCTGCTGACCGGCGGGCACGTCCGCAAGCTCTCCTTCACCGGCTCCACCGAGGTCGGCCGCACCCTGCTGGCGCAGTGCGCGCCCGCGGTGGTCCGCACCTCCATGGAACTCGGCGGCAACGCCCCCTTCATCGTCTTCGAGGACGCCGACCTCGACACCGCGGTCGAGGGTGCCATGACCGCCAAGATGCGCAACATGGGCGAGGCGTGCACGGCCGCCAACCGGTTCTTCGTCCACTCCTCCGTCGCCGCCGAGTTCGCCGACCGGCTCGCCCGCCGCATGGGCGCGCTGGACGTCGGCCCCGGCAGCCGGCCCGGGGTCGAGGTGGGGCCGCTCATCGACCGGGCCGGCCGTACCAAGGTCGAGGAGCTGGTCGCGGACGCCGTGGCGCGCGGCGCCGAGGTCCTGGTCGGCGGCAGCACCCCCGAGGGCCCCGGCTGCTTCTACCCGCCCACGGTGCTCACCGGGGTCTCCCCGGCGAGCCGGCTGATGGAGACCGAGATCTTCGGGCCGGTCGCGGCCGTCCTCACCTTCGACGACGAGGACGAGGTCGTCGCCACCGCCAACAGCACCGAATGGGGCCTGGTGGGCTATGTGTTCACCCAGGACCTGAACCGTTCGCTGCGGGTGAGCGAGCGGCTGGAGGTCGGCATGGTCGGCCTCAACACCGGTCTGGTCTCCAACCCCGCGGCCCCCTTCGGCGGCGTCAAGCAGTCCGGGCTCGGCCGCGAGGGCGGCCGGGTCGGCATCGACGAGTTCCTGGAGTACAAGTACGTCGCGATGCCGGTCTGA
- a CDS encoding aspartate aminotransferase family protein, giving the protein MTNLSPQLRQATPVVAVRGEGAYVDGEDGRRYLDFTAGIGVTSTGHCHPRVVAAAQEQVATLIHGQYTTVLHPPLRRLVEKLGEVLPAGLDSLFFTNSGSEAVEAALRLARQATGRPNVLVCHGGFHGRTVAAASMTTSGTRFRSGFSPLMSGVVVTPFPTAYRYGWDEETATRFALRELDYVLQTISPPDDTAAIIVEPVLGEGGYVPATEGFLQGLRERADRHGFLLILDEVQTGVGRTGRFWGHDHFGIRPDILVTAKGLASGFPLSGIAASEELMSKAWPGSQGGTYGANAVACAAAVATLDVVREENLVANAEAMGARLRGGLEEVAAKTPAIGDVRGLGLMLASEFVTEDGEPDPAAAARVQRAAVDEGLLLLLCGAWNHVVRMIPALVVDEAAIDEGLRAWSAAVSAGTADS; this is encoded by the coding sequence ATGACCAATCTGTCGCCGCAGCTCCGTCAGGCCACTCCGGTGGTCGCCGTCCGTGGAGAGGGCGCCTACGTCGACGGTGAGGACGGGCGGCGATACCTCGACTTCACCGCGGGCATCGGTGTCACCAGCACCGGACACTGCCATCCGCGGGTCGTCGCCGCCGCCCAGGAGCAGGTGGCCACCCTCATCCACGGCCAGTACACGACCGTCCTGCACCCACCGCTGCGGCGGCTGGTCGAAAAGCTGGGCGAGGTGCTTCCCGCGGGCCTCGACAGTCTGTTCTTCACCAACTCCGGCAGCGAGGCGGTGGAGGCCGCCCTGCGCCTCGCCCGCCAGGCCACCGGCCGGCCCAACGTCCTGGTCTGCCACGGCGGATTCCACGGCCGCACCGTGGCGGCCGCCTCCATGACCACCTCCGGGACCCGGTTCCGCTCCGGTTTCTCGCCGCTGATGAGCGGCGTCGTGGTGACCCCGTTCCCCACCGCCTACCGGTACGGCTGGGACGAGGAGACCGCGACCCGGTTCGCCCTGCGCGAGCTGGACTACGTCCTCCAGACCATCTCCCCGCCGGACGACACCGCCGCGATCATCGTCGAGCCGGTGCTCGGCGAGGGCGGCTACGTACCCGCCACCGAGGGGTTCCTCCAGGGCCTGCGGGAGCGGGCCGACCGCCATGGCTTCCTGCTGATCCTGGACGAGGTGCAGACCGGGGTGGGCCGCACCGGACGGTTCTGGGGCCATGACCACTTCGGTATCCGCCCCGACATCCTGGTCACCGCCAAGGGACTGGCCAGCGGCTTCCCGCTGTCCGGCATCGCCGCATCCGAGGAGCTGATGAGCAAGGCGTGGCCCGGCTCCCAGGGCGGCACCTACGGCGCCAACGCCGTGGCCTGCGCGGCGGCCGTCGCCACCCTCGACGTGGTCCGCGAGGAGAACCTCGTCGCCAACGCCGAGGCCATGGGGGCGCGGCTGCGCGGCGGTCTGGAGGAGGTGGCCGCCAAGACCCCCGCCATCGGCGATGTCCGCGGCCTCGGCCTCATGCTGGCCAGCGAGTTCGTCACCGAGGACGGTGAACCGGACCCGGCCGCCGCGGCCCGGGTGCAGCGCGCCGCCGTGGACGAAGGACTGTTGCTGCTCCTGTGCGGGGCCTGGAACCATGTGGTCCGGATGATCCCCGCCCTCGTCGTCGACGAAGCGGCGATCGACGAGGGTCTGCGCGCCTGGTCCGCCGCCGTCAGCGCCGGCACGGCGGACTCCTGA
- a CDS encoding PucR family transcriptional regulator: MNGSGGTAYGGAGRPPPRPAGPPRVPGRSPLSLAEVLRLPVLAAGAPEVVSGHGQLSRPVRWVHITELLDPASFLKGGELVLTTGMPLPEDPALVRRYVEELADVGAAGLVIELVRRYHRPPSELVRACLARDFPLVLLSRTVNFVEVTQVLHSLIVGSQVESLRRAQDVHDTFTALTLRGAGPDEVVGMAAELSGHPVVLENLVHQAVLCGPPGRGVEGTLTGWERRSRATPSPDRTGLSGPEDWLVTAVEYRGERWGRLLMLPDAAGDPAIGPEDAMVLERTATALTIARLTHHTRWERRAQRTLLLDLVEQRCRSRGEARARAEALGVPVAGRRLLVVLVSPGPGAGETTAGETTELEDRLTDELAAAGAGVLVGAVPGDHIGVLLALPAATPWRPLVERLSRSVRESRPDAMISVGSEVSDLSQTARSFQQAARVADAAVPGTRDKPFHELSDIGLRQLLYALRGDVRLQEFVERQLGRLVDYDERHGTDLLTVLHTFLDAAGNKTVAARRANLSRQAFYQRLRSLERVLGCDLESGEQRTQLHVALTAFHLLRLSRGPAPP, from the coding sequence ATGAACGGCTCGGGCGGCACCGCGTACGGCGGTGCCGGACGGCCGCCTCCCCGCCCCGCCGGGCCGCCGCGGGTCCCGGGGCGTTCACCGCTCAGCCTCGCCGAGGTGCTGCGGCTTCCGGTGCTGGCCGCCGGGGCGCCCGAGGTGGTGTCCGGCCATGGGCAGCTGTCCCGGCCGGTCCGCTGGGTGCACATCACCGAACTGCTCGACCCGGCGTCCTTCCTCAAGGGCGGGGAGCTGGTGCTGACCACCGGTATGCCGCTGCCCGAGGACCCGGCGCTGGTCCGCCGGTATGTCGAGGAGCTCGCGGACGTGGGCGCCGCCGGGCTGGTCATCGAGCTGGTACGGCGCTACCACCGGCCGCCGTCGGAGCTGGTGCGGGCCTGTCTGGCCCGGGACTTCCCACTCGTCCTGCTCTCCCGGACCGTGAACTTCGTGGAGGTGACCCAGGTCCTCCACTCCCTGATCGTCGGCAGCCAGGTGGAGAGCCTGCGCCGGGCCCAGGACGTCCATGACACCTTCACCGCGCTGACCCTGCGCGGCGCCGGGCCCGACGAGGTGGTGGGCATGGCGGCCGAGCTGAGCGGGCACCCCGTGGTGCTGGAGAACCTGGTCCACCAGGCCGTGCTCTGCGGTCCGCCGGGGCGCGGGGTGGAGGGGACGCTGACCGGCTGGGAGCGGCGGTCGCGCGCCACCCCCTCGCCCGACCGGACCGGGCTGAGCGGTCCCGAGGACTGGCTGGTGACCGCGGTGGAGTACCGGGGCGAGCGGTGGGGGCGGCTGCTGATGCTCCCGGACGCCGCCGGAGACCCGGCGATCGGCCCCGAGGACGCCATGGTCCTGGAGCGCACCGCCACCGCCCTGACCATCGCCCGGCTCACCCATCACACCCGCTGGGAGCGGCGGGCACAGCGCACGCTGCTGCTGGACCTGGTGGAGCAGCGCTGCCGTTCCAGGGGGGAGGCCCGCGCCAGGGCCGAGGCGCTGGGCGTGCCGGTCGCGGGCCGCCGGCTGCTGGTCGTGCTGGTCAGCCCCGGCCCCGGCGCCGGGGAGACGACCGCCGGGGAGACGACCGAGCTGGAGGACCGGCTGACGGACGAGCTGGCGGCGGCCGGGGCCGGCGTGCTGGTCGGCGCGGTGCCCGGTGATCACATCGGGGTGCTGCTGGCCCTGCCCGCGGCCACGCCGTGGCGGCCGCTGGTGGAGCGGCTGAGCCGGTCGGTGCGGGAGTCCCGGCCGGACGCGATGATCAGCGTCGGCTCCGAGGTGTCGGACCTGTCACAGACCGCCCGGTCGTTCCAGCAGGCGGCACGGGTCGCGGACGCCGCCGTTCCGGGCACGCGGGACAAGCCGTTCCACGAGCTGTCGGACATCGGGCTGCGGCAGTTGCTGTACGCGCTGCGCGGCGATGTGCGGCTACAGGAGTTCGTGGAGCGGCAGCTGGGGCGGCTGGTGGACTACGACGAGCGGCACGGCACCGATCTGCTGACGGTGCTGCACACCTTTCTGGACGCGGCGGGCAACAAGACGGTGGCCGCCCGGCGCGCGAATCTGTCCCGGCAGGCGTTCTACCAGCGGCTGCGTTCACTGGAGCGGGTGCTGGGCTGTGATCTGGAGTCGGGTGAGCAGCGCACCCAGCTGCATGTGGCGCTCACCGCCTTCCATCTGCTGCGGCTGTCCCGGGGCCCGGCCCCGCCCTGA
- a CDS encoding LuxR C-terminal-related transcriptional regulator: MRQFDQPGACVVCLDPSLTVQQANREFFRQFDDASADVCGRDFCDLVHPSVRQALKRQFIRLLDGSRHRFTTHVVAVGADGTAFTSALTAVAVREGTAHVASILVVLRPTAGGEEVDIVTNRKKLLTETEARILEGIAAGLSTIPLASRLYLSRQGVEYHVTRLLRKLRVPNRAALVSRAYSIGVLNVGCWPPKVVDDFVK; the protein is encoded by the coding sequence CTGCGCCAGTTCGACCAGCCAGGGGCGTGTGTCGTCTGCCTCGACCCATCGCTCACGGTCCAACAGGCCAACCGGGAATTCTTCCGGCAGTTCGACGACGCCTCCGCGGACGTGTGCGGCCGCGACTTCTGCGACCTGGTGCACCCCAGCGTCCGGCAGGCGCTCAAGCGGCAGTTCATCCGGCTCCTCGACGGCTCCCGCCACCGGTTCACCACTCATGTGGTGGCCGTGGGAGCCGACGGGACCGCCTTCACCAGCGCCCTCACGGCCGTCGCCGTGCGCGAGGGCACCGCCCATGTCGCCTCGATCCTCGTGGTGCTGCGACCCACGGCCGGTGGCGAGGAGGTGGACATCGTCACCAACCGTAAGAAGCTCCTCACCGAGACCGAGGCGCGCATATTGGAGGGCATCGCCGCCGGGCTCTCCACGATCCCCTTGGCCTCCCGGCTCTACCTCAGCCGGCAGGGCGTCGAGTACCACGTGACACGGCTGCTGCGGAAGCTGCGGGTGCCCAACCGCGCGGCCCTCGTCTCCCGCGCCTACTCCATCGGCGTGCTCAACGTCGGCTGCTGGCCACCCAAGGTCGTCGATGACTTCGTCAAGTGA